A stretch of Christensenellaceae bacterium DNA encodes these proteins:
- the rpoB gene encoding DNA-directed RNA polymerase subunit beta — translation MQEVKFGTNKRMSFSKIKEVLDMPDLIEIQKNSYKRFLEEGLGEVLQDISPITDYSENLVLEFVDYKILDTPKYDVEECKERDVNYAAPLKVQVRLLNKETGEVKEQEVFMGDFPLMTEKGTFIINGAERVIVSQLVRSPGVYYGVSKDKTGKDLFSSTVIPNRGAWLEYETDSNDCMYIRVDRTRKLPVTVFLRAMGLSSDTDLRDYFGDDENVEATIKKDNTTTQEEGLLEIYKRLRPGEPPTVESANMLIGSLFFDPKRYDLARVGRYKFNKKLSIAQRITDQVAASSVINEDTGELLVSAGEAISAKKAKEIENAGVNMVELSIGEDVVRVHGNHFVDAKGYLDFDPAQVGINEKVYYPALKEILDECGKDKALLKEKLAESISVLIPKHIIIDDMFASVSYFLGLKHGIGVTDDIDHLGNRRLRSVGELLQNQLRVGLTRLERVVRERMSIQDMDVATPSNLINIRPVTASIKEFFGSSQLSQFMDQTNPLAELTHKRRLSALGPGGLNRDRASFDVRDVHHSHYGRMCPIETPEGPNIGLIGSLSTYARINEYGFIETPFRIIDKKAGRVTEKVQYMTADQEEDLIVAQANEPLADDGVFVNERVMCRVRDQIVEVSRNEVDLMDVSPKQLVSVATSLIPFLENDDANRALMGSNMQRQAVPLLIPESPVVGTGMEYKAAYDSGVLSISKKAGVAKTVTADKIVVSNDDGSESEFNLIKFARSNQGTCINQLPIVYEGQRIEAGQVLADGPSTDHGELGLGKNVLVGFMTWEGYNYEDAMLLSERLVKDDVFTSIHVEEYEAEARDTKLGPEEITRDIPNVGEDALKDLDSRGIVRIGAEVRSGDILVGKVTPKGETELTAEERLLRAIFGEKAREVRDTSLRVPHGEGGVVVDVKIFTRENKDELTAGVNKLVRVYIAQKRKISVGDKMAGRHGNKGVISRILPMEDMPFLPDGTPLDIVLNPLGVPSRMNIGQVLEVHLGMAARAMGYKVATPVFDGASEEDIEELLAKSGLSPDGKTVLYDGRSGEPFENRVTVGYMYILKLHHLVDDKIHARSTGPYSLVTQQPLGGKAQFGGQRFGEMEVWALEAYGAANTLQEILTVKSDDVVGRVKTYESIVKGENIPEPGVPESFKVLIKEMQSLGLDIKVLSEDRGEIAIKETDEDDGMMIDINIAGSEDLPEGEGEFDAGDMVIEDLGDLSIDELDLPDLGELEDDDIDFDDDFADDVIPDLDDLEEDIDLTEDLNIDTDSLKDDDME, via the coding sequence ATGCAGGAAGTTAAGTTTGGAACAAATAAGAGGATGAGCTTTTCCAAGATCAAAGAAGTTCTAGACATGCCGGACTTAATCGAAATCCAGAAAAACTCTTACAAGCGCTTTTTGGAAGAGGGACTGGGCGAAGTACTGCAGGACATCTCCCCCATCACCGACTATTCTGAAAATCTCGTACTTGAATTTGTGGACTACAAAATTCTGGACACCCCCAAGTATGACGTGGAAGAATGCAAAGAGCGGGACGTTAATTACGCCGCTCCGCTTAAGGTGCAGGTCCGCCTTTTAAATAAGGAAACGGGAGAAGTCAAGGAGCAGGAAGTTTTCATGGGCGATTTCCCGCTGATGACGGAAAAGGGAACGTTCATTATCAACGGCGCGGAGCGCGTTATCGTTTCGCAGCTCGTGCGCAGCCCCGGCGTTTATTACGGCGTGAGTAAGGACAAAACAGGAAAGGACCTTTTCAGTTCTACCGTAATCCCCAACAGGGGCGCGTGGCTGGAGTACGAGACGGATTCCAACGATTGTATGTATATCCGCGTGGACAGGACAAGAAAGCTTCCCGTTACCGTTTTCCTGCGTGCGATGGGACTTTCGTCCGATACGGACCTAAGAGACTATTTCGGCGACGACGAAAACGTCGAGGCAACGATCAAAAAGGATAATACCACGACGCAGGAAGAGGGGCTTTTGGAAATTTACAAGCGCCTGCGTCCGGGCGAACCGCCGACGGTGGAGAGCGCGAATATGCTCATCGGGTCGCTGTTCTTTGACCCCAAGCGTTATGACCTCGCGCGCGTCGGGCGGTATAAATTCAATAAGAAACTTTCGATTGCGCAGCGTATCACAGACCAAGTAGCGGCTTCAAGCGTCATCAATGAGGATACGGGCGAGCTGCTTGTTTCCGCAGGCGAGGCGATCAGCGCGAAAAAGGCGAAAGAGATCGAAAACGCGGGCGTGAACATGGTGGAGCTTTCCATCGGCGAAGACGTGGTGCGCGTGCACGGCAACCATTTTGTAGACGCGAAAGGCTACCTCGATTTTGATCCGGCGCAGGTCGGTATCAACGAGAAAGTATATTATCCGGCGCTTAAGGAAATCCTGGACGAGTGCGGCAAAGATAAGGCTCTTTTAAAGGAAAAACTGGCGGAAAGCATTTCCGTGCTTATCCCCAAGCATATTATCATTGACGATATGTTTGCTTCGGTGAGTTATTTCTTAGGCCTCAAGCACGGAATCGGCGTGACGGACGACATCGACCACCTCGGCAACAGGCGTTTGCGCTCTGTGGGCGAGCTGCTGCAAAACCAGCTGCGCGTAGGCCTTACGCGCCTGGAAAGAGTGGTGCGCGAGAGGATGTCCATCCAGGACATGGACGTCGCGACGCCCTCCAACCTCATTAATATCCGTCCGGTGACGGCTTCCATCAAGGAGTTCTTCGGTTCCTCGCAGCTTTCGCAGTTCATGGACCAGACGAACCCGCTTGCCGAGCTGACGCACAAAAGAAGACTGTCGGCGCTGGGGCCGGGCGGCCTTAACCGTGACCGCGCGAGCTTTGACGTGCGCGACGTTCACCATTCGCATTACGGCCGTATGTGCCCGATCGAGACGCCTGAGGGACCGAACATCGGATTGATCGGTTCTCTTTCCACATACGCGCGTATCAATGAATATGGATTTATCGAAACACCTTTCCGTATCATCGACAAGAAAGCAGGCCGCGTTACGGAAAAGGTACAGTATATGACGGCGGACCAGGAAGAAGACCTGATCGTCGCGCAGGCCAACGAGCCTTTGGCCGACGACGGCGTGTTTGTAAACGAGCGCGTTATGTGCCGCGTACGCGACCAGATCGTCGAGGTTTCCAGAAACGAAGTGGACCTGATGGACGTTTCGCCCAAGCAGCTTGTATCTGTGGCGACGTCGCTCATTCCGTTCCTCGAAAACGACGACGCGAACCGCGCGCTGATGGGTTCTAACATGCAGAGGCAGGCGGTGCCGCTTTTGATCCCCGAATCTCCGGTGGTGGGAACGGGTATGGAATATAAGGCGGCTTACGACTCGGGCGTGCTCTCCATTTCCAAAAAGGCGGGCGTGGCCAAAACCGTAACCGCGGACAAGATCGTTGTCAGCAACGACGACGGCAGTGAGTCCGAATTCAACCTGATCAAATTCGCGCGTTCCAACCAGGGCACGTGCATCAACCAGCTGCCCATCGTGTATGAGGGGCAGAGAATAGAAGCGGGGCAGGTGCTGGCGGACGGCCCCTCGACAGACCACGGCGAACTGGGCCTCGGCAAAAACGTGCTCGTGGGCTTTATGACCTGGGAAGGCTACAACTACGAGGACGCGATGCTGCTGTCCGAGCGCCTTGTCAAGGACGACGTCTTTACTTCCATCCACGTGGAGGAATACGAGGCGGAAGCGCGCGACACGAAGCTGGGACCGGAAGAGATCACCCGCGACATCCCCAATGTGGGCGAGGACGCTTTAAAGGACCTCGACTCGCGCGGCATTGTGCGTATCGGCGCGGAAGTGCGGAGCGGAGATATCCTCGTCGGCAAGGTAACGCCCAAGGGCGAAACGGAGCTGACGGCGGAAGAACGGCTGCTGCGCGCGATCTTCGGTGAAAAGGCGCGCGAGGTACGCGATACGTCTCTTAGGGTGCCGCACGGCGAGGGCGGTGTGGTCGTGGACGTCAAAATCTTCACGCGCGAAAACAAGGATGAACTGACGGCGGGCGTCAACAAGCTCGTACGCGTATATATCGCACAGAAAAGAAAAATATCAGTGGGCGACAAAATGGCGGGGCGCCACGGGAACAAGGGCGTTATCTCGCGCATTCTCCCGATGGAGGACATGCCGTTCCTGCCGGACGGTACGCCTCTTGATATTGTGCTCAACCCCCTGGGCGTACCATCCCGTATGAACATCGGGCAGGTGCTGGAGGTACACCTCGGCATGGCGGCGCGCGCGATGGGCTACAAGGTAGCGACGCCGGTATTCGACGGCGCCAGCGAGGAAGATATTGAAGAACTGCTCGCCAAAAGCGGGCTTTCGCCGGACGGAAAAACGGTGCTTTATGACGGACGCAGCGGCGAGCCGTTTGAAAACCGCGTAACCGTCGGTTATATGTATATTTTGAAGCTGCACCATCTGGTAGACGACAAAATCCACGCCAGATCGACAGGTCCTTACTCTCTGGTTACGCAGCAGCCACTGGGCGGTAAAGCGCAGTTCGGCGGACAGCGTTTCGGAGAGATGGAAGTTTGGGCCCTCGAGGCCTACGGCGCGGCGAACACCCTGCAGGAAATCCTCACTGTGAAATCCGACGACGTGGTGGGACGTGTAAAAACGTACGAATCCATCGTCAAGGGCGAGAACATTCCGGAGCCGGGCGTGCCCGAATCGTTCAAGGTACTGATCAAGGAAATGCAGAGTCTGGGACTCGATATTAAGGTGCTTTCCGAGGACCGCGGCGAGATCGCGATCAAGGAAACGGACGAGGACGACGGTATGATGATCGACATCAACATCGCCGGCAGCGAAGACCTGCCGGAGGGCGAGGGCGAATTCGACGCGGGCGATATGGTGATCGAGGACTTGGGCGATCTTTCCATCGACGAGCTCGACCTGCCCGACTTAGGGGAGCTTGAGGACGACGATATTGACTTTGACGACGATTTCGCGGACGACGTCATTCCGGACCTTGACGACCTGGAAGAGGACATCGACCTGACGGAAGACCTCAATATCGATACGGACAGTCTGAAAGACGACGACATGGAGTAA
- the rpoC gene encoding DNA-directed RNA polymerase subunit beta', translating to MFELNTFDSIQIGLASPEKIREWSHGEVKKPETINYRTLKPEKDGLFCERIFGPTKDWECHCGRYKRIRYKGIVCEKCGVEVTRAKVRRERMGHIELAAPVSHIWYFKGIPSRMGLLLDMSPRSLEKVLYFAAFVVTDPGETGLEYKQLLTDKEYREAQSRFGEEAFSASMGAEAVKVLLKKVDLEAEANDLREELKTCTGQKRVRAIKRLEVVEAFRQSGNKPEWIIMDVVPVIPPELRPMVQLDGGRFATSDLNDLYRRVINRNNRLNRLLQLRAPDIIVRNEKRMLQEAVDALIDNGRRGRPVTGPGNRPLKSLSDMLRGKQGRFRQNLLGKRVDYSGRSVIVVGPELQMYQCGLPKEMALELFKPFVMKKLVEEGFAHNIKSAKRMVEKVRPEVWDVLEEVIKGHPVLLNRAPTLHRLGIQAFEPILVEGRAIKLHPLACTAYNADFDGDQMAVHVPLSVEAQSEARFLMLAANNILKPQDGKPVVSPTQDMVIGSYYLTIHREGAKGEGSIFASPDEAVLAYNTGNIDLQAMVKIRVTKEVNGEMKTGIIETTTGRVIFNNAIPQDLGFMDRSKPENELKFEVDTLIDKKQLGKLVDLCFLKLGPTKTSHVLDAIKKQGFHYSTVGAITVSVSDIKIPAAKKELLDDAESKVLTIEKQYKRGLLTDKERKDSTVKVWEDTTNKVTDALMKSLDKFNPIYMMANSGARGSTNQIRQLAGMRGLMADPNGEIIEIPIRANFREGLTVLEYFISSHGARKGLADTALRTADSGYLTRRLVDVSHNVIVREVDCFENLGEQVQGVPMRKLTNSNGKEVIEPLEDRIRGRFTSQEVKDKKGNVIIGANEMITPAIAKQIADAGIEEVNIRTVFTCKSEHGVCAKCYGANMATGGLVDIGEAVGVIAAQSIGEPGTQLTMRTFHTGGVAGGDITQGLPRVEELFEARKPRGLAVISEIAGVVTINDTRKKREITVANDSGEAKTYLIPYGSRVTVEDGQEIEAGDELTEGSINPNDILKIKGVKGVQEYLLKEVQMVYRLQGVEISDKHLEIIVRQMLKKCKIEDSGDTTMLPGEMVDIFAFEKENEQMIREGKEPATASRVLLGITKASLSTNSFLSAASFQETTRVLTEAAIKGKVDPLLGLKENIIIGKLIPAGTGMKRYKNIDVISNVINEDISSQIDMDISDTEI from the coding sequence TTGTTTGAACTCAATACTTTTGATTCGATCCAGATAGGCCTTGCGTCTCCGGAAAAAATACGCGAATGGTCGCACGGCGAGGTAAAGAAGCCGGAAACGATCAACTACCGTACTTTGAAGCCGGAAAAGGACGGGCTGTTCTGCGAGCGCATTTTCGGGCCGACCAAGGACTGGGAATGTCATTGCGGAAGATATAAGAGGATACGCTATAAAGGCATCGTATGCGAAAAGTGCGGCGTTGAGGTAACGCGCGCCAAGGTTCGCCGCGAGCGCATGGGCCACATCGAGCTGGCCGCGCCCGTTTCGCACATCTGGTACTTTAAGGGAATACCGTCGCGCATGGGACTTTTGCTTGATATGTCCCCGCGTTCTTTGGAAAAGGTGCTGTATTTCGCGGCGTTCGTGGTAACGGACCCGGGCGAGACAGGCCTTGAATATAAACAGCTTTTAACGGACAAGGAATACCGCGAAGCACAGAGCAGGTTCGGCGAGGAAGCTTTCTCGGCCAGCATGGGCGCGGAAGCGGTGAAAGTGCTTTTAAAGAAAGTAGACCTGGAAGCAGAGGCAAACGACCTGCGCGAAGAGCTTAAGACGTGCACGGGCCAGAAGCGCGTGCGCGCGATCAAACGCTTAGAGGTTGTGGAAGCGTTCCGCCAGTCCGGAAACAAGCCGGAGTGGATCATTATGGACGTGGTTCCCGTGATCCCGCCCGAGCTGCGCCCGATGGTACAGCTTGACGGCGGCAGGTTCGCGACCTCTGACTTAAACGACTTATACCGCCGCGTGATCAACCGCAACAACCGTCTAAACAGGCTGCTGCAGCTTCGCGCGCCGGACATCATTGTCAGGAACGAAAAGCGTATGCTGCAGGAAGCGGTGGACGCTCTGATCGATAACGGCAGGCGCGGCCGTCCGGTAACAGGCCCGGGCAACAGGCCGCTTAAATCCCTCTCCGATATGCTGCGCGGCAAACAGGGGCGTTTCCGCCAGAACCTGCTTGGTAAACGTGTCGACTATTCCGGCCGCAGCGTTATCGTGGTAGGACCCGAGCTGCAAATGTACCAGTGCGGCCTGCCTAAGGAAATGGCGCTTGAACTGTTTAAGCCGTTCGTCATGAAAAAGCTGGTGGAAGAGGGCTTTGCGCACAACATTAAATCCGCTAAGCGCATGGTGGAAAAGGTACGTCCGGAGGTTTGGGACGTGCTCGAAGAAGTGATCAAGGGGCATCCGGTCCTTTTGAACCGCGCTCCTACGCTGCACAGGCTGGGTATCCAGGCGTTTGAGCCGATCTTAGTCGAGGGCCGCGCGATCAAGCTTCATCCGCTTGCCTGTACGGCATACAACGCGGACTTTGACGGCGACCAGATGGCCGTACACGTTCCGCTTTCCGTGGAAGCGCAAAGCGAGGCGCGTTTCCTCATGCTCGCGGCGAACAATATCTTAAAGCCGCAGGACGGAAAACCAGTCGTATCGCCCACGCAGGACATGGTTATCGGTTCTTATTACCTGACCATTCACCGCGAGGGCGCGAAAGGCGAGGGCAGCATCTTTGCTTCTCCTGACGAAGCGGTGCTGGCTTATAATACAGGAAACATCGATTTGCAGGCGATGGTCAAGATCCGTGTCACCAAAGAGGTGAACGGAGAGATGAAAACAGGTATCATCGAAACCACCACGGGCCGCGTGATCTTCAACAACGCGATCCCGCAGGACTTAGGGTTCATGGACCGCTCCAAACCTGAAAACGAACTGAAATTCGAAGTAGATACTTTGATCGATAAAAAGCAGCTTGGAAAGCTTGTCGACCTGTGCTTCTTAAAGCTCGGGCCGACCAAGACCTCACATGTGCTGGACGCGATCAAAAAGCAGGGCTTCCACTATTCGACGGTGGGCGCGATCACGGTTTCCGTTTCGGACATCAAGATTCCCGCCGCGAAGAAAGAACTCTTAGACGACGCGGAAAGCAAGGTCCTTACCATCGAAAAGCAGTATAAGCGCGGACTTCTGACCGACAAGGAAAGAAAGGACAGCACGGTAAAGGTATGGGAGGATACGACCAATAAGGTGACGGACGCTCTGATGAAGAGCCTGGATAAGTTCAACCCCATCTACATGATGGCGAACTCCGGAGCCCGTGGTTCCACCAACCAGATCAGGCAGCTCGCCGGTATGCGCGGACTGATGGCAGACCCGAACGGCGAGATCATCGAGATCCCGATCAGGGCGAACTTCCGTGAGGGCCTTACCGTTCTGGAGTACTTCATCTCCTCGCACGGCGCGCGCAAAGGTCTTGCCGATACCGCCCTGCGGACGGCTGACTCGGGCTACCTTACGCGCCGCTTAGTCGACGTATCGCATAACGTGATCGTGCGCGAGGTGGACTGCTTCGAAAACCTCGGCGAGCAGGTGCAGGGCGTGCCCATGCGCAAATTAACAAACTCCAACGGCAAGGAAGTGATCGAGCCGCTTGAAGACCGTATACGCGGACGCTTTACTTCGCAGGAGGTAAAGGATAAAAAGGGCAACGTGATTATCGGCGCCAACGAGATGATCACGCCGGCGATCGCAAAGCAGATCGCGGACGCGGGCATTGAAGAAGTGAATATCCGCACCGTGTTTACCTGCAAGAGCGAGCACGGCGTATGCGCGAAGTGCTATGGCGCGAATATGGCGACAGGCGGACTTGTGGACATCGGCGAGGCGGTAGGCGTTATCGCGGCGCAGTCCATCGGCGAGCCGGGTACGCAGCTTACCATGAGGACATTCCATACCGGCGGCGTTGCCGGCGGCGACATCACGCAGGGTCTTCCCCGTGTCGAGGAATTGTTCGAGGCGAGAAAGCCGCGCGGCCTTGCGGTTATTTCCGAGATCGCGGGCGTGGTGACCATCAACGATACGCGCAAAAAGCGCGAGATCACGGTGGCAAACGATTCGGGTGAGGCGAAGACATACCTGATCCCATACGGTTCGCGCGTGACGGTTGAAGACGGACAGGAAATCGAAGCGGGCGACGAGCTTACAGAGGGCTCCATCAACCCGAATGATATTTTGAAGATCAAGGGCGTGAAAGGCGTGCAGGAATACCTCTTAAAAGAGGTACAGATGGTATACCGTTTGCAGGGCGTTGAGATTTCCGATAAACATCTTGAGATCATCGTACGCCAGATGCTCAAGAAATGTAAGATCGAGGACTCGGGAGATACGACGATGCTCCCGGGCGAGATGGTGGACATCTTCGCGTTCGAAAAGGAAAACGAGCAGATGATCCGCGAGGGCAAGGAACCGGCGACGGCTTCGCGCGTGCTCCTCGGTATCACCAAGGCTTCGCTTTCCACGAACAGCTTCCTTTCGGCGGCTTCTTTCCAGGAAACGACGAGGGTGCTTACAGAAGCGGCCATCAAGGGCAAGGTCGATCCGCTTTTGGGGCTTAAGGAGAACATCATCATCGGTAAGCTGATTCCGGCGGGTACGGGTATGAAGCGTTACAAGAATATCGACGTGATTTCCAATGTGATAAACGAAGATATTTCTTCCCAGATCGACATGGACATTTCGGACACGGAGATATAA
- a CDS encoding 50S ribosomal protein L7ae, with protein MYEELKNAENKVVGLKQLLRSLEAEEVLSVYLADDADEHVKERVLQAIGEKEVHIVNVETMEELGEVCGIDVRAACAAIIDN; from the coding sequence ATGTATGAAGAACTGAAAAACGCCGAAAACAAGGTGGTTGGCTTAAAACAACTGCTGCGCAGCTTGGAGGCTGAGGAGGTCTTGAGCGTGTATCTCGCGGACGACGCGGACGAGCATGTCAAGGAGCGGGTGCTCCAGGCGATCGGCGAAAAAGAAGTCCATATTGTGAATGTGGAAACGATGGAGGAGCTGGGCGAGGTGTGCGGTATCGACGTGCGCGCCGCCTGCGCGGCAATCATTGACAACTAA
- the rpsL gene encoding 30S ribosomal protein S12 — translation MPTINQLVKKGRKSQISKSDSPILKQCPQKRGVCMAVRTMTPKKPNSALRKIARVRLVNGMEGTAYIPGIGHNLQEHSVVLIRGGRVKDLPGVRYHIIRGALDTAGVADRKQARSCYGAKMPKK, via the coding sequence ATGCCTACCATCAACCAATTGGTTAAAAAAGGCAGAAAGTCTCAGATCTCGAAGTCTGACTCGCCTATTTTGAAGCAGTGTCCCCAGAAGAGGGGCGTATGCATGGCGGTCAGAACGATGACGCCTAAAAAACCGAACTCTGCTCTCCGTAAAATCGCAAGGGTACGCCTTGTCAACGGCATGGAGGGTACGGCTTATATTCCGGGAATCGGCCATAACCTGCAGGAGCACAGCGTTGTCCTGATCAGGGGCGGCAGGGTTAAGGACCTGCCGGGTGTTAGATACCATATCATTCGCGGCGCTCTTGATACGGCGGGCGTTGCCGACCGCAAGCAGGCGCGTTCGTGCTATGGCGCGAAAATGCCCAAGAAATAA
- the rpsG gene encoding 30S ribosomal protein S7: MPRRGGVPKREVIADPMYNSTVVTKLINQIMVDGKRGTAQRICYDAFDIIKEKTGKDAIEVFNSCMENVMPVLEVKARRVGGATYQVPMEVRPERRQTLAIRWLALFSNKRSERTMRERLAAEIMDAANSTGASVKKKEDMHKMAEANKAFAHYRW, encoded by the coding sequence ATGCCTAGACGTGGTGGAGTACCCAAACGTGAGGTAATAGCGGATCCTATGTATAACAGCACAGTGGTAACCAAGCTGATCAACCAGATCATGGTGGACGGCAAAAGGGGAACCGCGCAGAGGATTTGCTACGACGCGTTTGATATTATCAAAGAAAAAACAGGAAAGGACGCGATCGAAGTGTTCAATTCCTGCATGGAAAACGTAATGCCAGTACTGGAAGTTAAGGCGCGGCGCGTAGGCGGCGCGACATACCAGGTGCCGATGGAAGTGCGTCCGGAGCGCCGCCAGACGCTGGCGATCCGCTGGCTGGCTCTTTTCTCGAACAAACGTTCTGAGCGTACCATGCGCGAGAGGCTCGCGGCGGAGATCATGGACGCGGCGAACAGCACGGGAGCGAGCGTAAAGAAGAAAGAAGATATGCACAAGATGGCGGAAGCGAACAAGGCTTTCGCGCACTATCGCTGGTAA
- the fusA gene encoding elongation factor G has product MSGKFPLEKVRNIGIMAHIDAGKTTATERILFYTGRTYKIGDTHDGNAVMDWMEQEQERGITITSAATTTQWEGHQINIIDTPGHVDFTVEVERSLRVLDGAVAVFCAKGGVEPQSETVWRQAEGYGVPRMAFVNKMDIMGADFYNVVDMIRERLGANPVPLQLPIGVEDTFKGVIDLVEMKAIVYPDDDPTGTKFSVEEIPADMKEMADEYREKLIEAVADQDESIMEKYFAGEDISKEEIISVLRTGTIAGEIIPVCCGSAYRNKGVQPLLDKIVELMPSPLDVPAIKGIKPGTDEEIEREADVNGPFSALAFKIMADPFVGKLAFFRVYSGKLRSGSYVLNSTKGKRERIGRILRMHANHREEVDEVEAGDIAAAVGFKDVGTGDTLCDDKQQIILENMVFPDPVIQVAIEPKTKAGQEKMSVALQKLAEEDPTFRAYTDEETGQTIIAGMGELHLEIIVDRMLREFKVEASVGKPQVSYRETMTKPVDVEGKYVRQSGGKGQYGHCKIHVEPLEPGSGYVFESKIVGGAIPKEYIPSIDAGIQEAAKSGLIGGFEVMDFKVTLLDGSYHEVDSSEMAFKIAGSMAIKEAFAKGGSILLEPMMKVEVVVPEEYLGDVMGNVNSRRGRIEGTEARGGGQIIRAMVPLSEMFGYATDLRSRTQGRGNFTMQFDHYEPVPKSMVEKITGEKK; this is encoded by the coding sequence ATGTCTGGAAAATTTCCGCTTGAGAAAGTAAGAAACATTGGTATTATGGCGCATATCGACGCCGGTAAAACAACTGCCACCGAACGTATTCTTTTTTATACGGGCAGGACATACAAGATTGGTGACACCCACGACGGAAACGCAGTCATGGACTGGATGGAACAGGAACAGGAAAGAGGCATCACCATTACTTCGGCTGCTACGACGACGCAGTGGGAAGGACATCAGATCAACATTATCGATACCCCTGGACACGTTGACTTTACGGTTGAGGTTGAGCGTTCGCTGCGCGTGCTGGACGGCGCTGTCGCGGTATTCTGCGCCAAAGGCGGCGTGGAGCCGCAGTCTGAAACGGTTTGGCGGCAGGCCGAGGGATATGGCGTTCCGCGTATGGCGTTCGTCAATAAAATGGACATCATGGGCGCGGACTTTTACAACGTTGTCGACATGATCAGGGAAAGACTGGGCGCGAACCCTGTTCCGCTTCAGCTCCCCATCGGCGTGGAAGACACGTTTAAGGGCGTCATAGACCTTGTGGAAATGAAAGCCATCGTGTATCCGGACGACGACCCGACGGGTACGAAATTCTCTGTGGAAGAAATTCCGGCGGATATGAAAGAAATGGCGGACGAATACCGCGAAAAGCTGATCGAAGCAGTCGCGGACCAGGATGAGTCCATCATGGAAAAATATTTCGCTGGCGAAGATATTTCCAAGGAAGAAATCATCAGCGTACTGCGCACCGGCACGATCGCGGGCGAGATCATCCCCGTGTGCTGCGGCAGCGCGTACAGAAACAAAGGCGTACAGCCTCTGCTCGACAAGATCGTTGAGCTCATGCCGTCGCCATTAGACGTTCCGGCGATCAAAGGGATAAAGCCGGGCACGGACGAAGAGATCGAGCGCGAGGCAGATGTGAACGGACCGTTCTCGGCGCTGGCGTTTAAGATCATGGCCGACCCGTTTGTCGGGAAACTCGCGTTCTTCCGCGTGTATTCCGGTAAACTGCGCAGTGGTTCTTATGTGCTCAACTCCACAAAGGGCAAGCGCGAGAGGATTGGGCGTATCCTGCGCATGCACGCCAACCACCGCGAAGAAGTGGACGAGGTCGAAGCAGGCGATATTGCGGCGGCAGTCGGTTTCAAAGATGTCGGAACAGGCGATACGCTGTGTGACGATAAGCAGCAGATTATCTTAGAGAATATGGTATTTCCGGATCCGGTTATCCAGGTCGCGATCGAGCCCAAGACCAAGGCTGGACAGGAGAAAATGTCCGTTGCCCTGCAAAAGCTTGCGGAAGAGGACCCGACGTTCCGCGCTTATACGGACGAGGAAACGGGGCAGACGATTATCGCGGGCATGGGCGAGCTACATCTGGAGATCATCGTAGACCGTATGCTGCGTGAGTTTAAGGTAGAAGCTTCGGTCGGCAAGCCGCAGGTTTCCTACCGCGAAACAATGACAAAGCCGGTCGACGTGGAGGGCAAGTATGTCCGCCAGTCGGGTGGTAAGGGCCAGTACGGCCATTGTAAGATCCATGTGGAGCCATTAGAGCCGGGCAGCGGTTATGTGTTCGAGAGCAAGATCGTCGGCGGCGCGATTCCCAAGGAATATATCCCGTCGATCGACGCGGGTATCCAGGAAGCGGCCAAGAGCGGCCTTATCGGCGGATTCGAGGTCATGGACTTCAAGGTTACGCTGCTTGACGGTTCGTACCACGAAGTCGACTCCTCTGAGATGGCGTTCAAGATCGCGGGTTCCATGGCGATCAAGGAAGCGTTCGCCAAGGGCGGCAGTATCCTTTTGGAGCCGATGATGAAAGTCGAAGTTGTTGTGCCGGAAGAATACCTCGGCGACGTTATGGGCAATGTGAACTCGCGCCGTGGGCGTATCGAGGGCACGGAAGCGCGCGGCGGCGGGCAGATTATCCGCGCGATGGTGCCCCTTTCCGAAATGTTCGGATACGCGACGGATCTTCGTTCCCGTACGCAGGGACGCGGTAACTTCACGATGCAGTTCGACCATTATGAACCGGTGCCCAAGAGCATGGTGGAGAAGATCACCGGCGAAAAGAAATAA